A part of Verrucomicrobiia bacterium genomic DNA contains:
- a CDS encoding ABC transporter ATP-binding protein, translating into MPTETATTIAAAPPVAAVQTFGLSRMYGALAALSNLDLTVNKGDLFGFIGSNGAGKTTTLRILATFLTPTAGRALIFGKDVVADADAVRHIIGYMPDFFGVYKDMEVTEYLDFFGACYKIPSAKRERTVLDVLELVGLSEKKGALIGALSRGMQQRLGLARVLIHDPQLLLLDEPASGLDPRARIEMMAILQELQRMGKTIIISSHILSELQTLCNRVCIIEKGRLIYSGPVQGVRDQMQQNRVVWARVASDQDQAVELLKARPEITEVATVDGEIKITLASLDTDHSIVASTLVLGGARLIELREDEIGLEEVFMRVTKGETQ; encoded by the coding sequence ATGCCCACCGAGACCGCCACCACCATCGCCGCCGCGCCGCCGGTGGCCGCCGTCCAGACCTTCGGCCTCAGCCGCATGTATGGCGCGCTCGCCGCGCTCAGCAATCTCGACCTCACCGTCAACAAGGGCGATTTGTTCGGCTTCATCGGCTCGAACGGCGCCGGCAAGACCACGACGCTCCGCATCCTCGCCACCTTTCTCACCCCCACGGCGGGCCGCGCCCTGATCTTCGGCAAGGACGTCGTGGCGGACGCCGACGCCGTCCGCCACATCATCGGTTACATGCCGGACTTTTTCGGCGTTTACAAGGACATGGAGGTGACCGAATACCTCGATTTCTTCGGCGCCTGCTACAAAATCCCCTCCGCCAAACGCGAACGCACCGTGCTGGACGTGCTGGAACTCGTGGGCCTCAGCGAAAAGAAGGGCGCACTCATCGGCGCCTTGAGCCGCGGCATGCAGCAGCGCCTCGGCCTCGCCCGCGTGCTCATCCACGACCCGCAATTGCTGCTGCTGGACGAACCCGCCTCCGGCCTCGATCCGCGCGCGCGCATCGAAATGATGGCCATCCTGCAGGAGCTGCAGCGCATGGGCAAAACCATCATCATCTCGTCCCATATCCTCAGCGAGCTGCAAACGCTCTGCAATCGCGTGTGCATCATCGAAAAGGGCCGGCTCATCTACAGCGGCCCGGTCCAGGGCGTGCGCGACCAGATGCAGCAAAACCGCGTCGTCTGGGCGCGCGTTGCCTCCGACCAGGACCAGGCCGTGGAGTTGCTCAAGGCGCGCCCGGAAATCACGGAGGTGGCCACCGTGGACGGCGAAATCAAAATCACCCTGGCCAGCCTCGACACCGACCACAGCATCGTCGCCAGCACGCTCGTGCTCGGCGGCGCCAGGCTGATTGAACTGCGCGAGGACGAAATCGGCCTCGAAGAAGTCTTCATGCGCGTCACCAAGG